The following coding sequences are from one Streptomyces sp. NBC_01294 window:
- a CDS encoding DUF4229 domain-containing protein → MLHWTGTSRRSRRTAYDHDEREGVTVSLKPSATIRYTAMRLGIFVGCLVVVAGLVRLRWVPAGLGDANAAWVVLLALVLSAPLSYVLLRKQREEMSQQISGRVAGAKEKLAANRSQEDQADDAARV, encoded by the coding sequence GTGCTTCACTGGACGGGCACCAGCCGGCGCAGCCGACGTACGGCGTACGACCACGACGAGAGAGAAGGGGTCACCGTGTCCCTCAAGCCGAGCGCAACGATCCGCTACACCGCGATGCGCCTGGGCATCTTCGTCGGATGCCTCGTCGTCGTCGCGGGCCTCGTCCGGCTCCGCTGGGTGCCCGCCGGGCTCGGGGACGCCAACGCCGCCTGGGTCGTGCTGCTCGCCCTCGTGCTCTCCGCCCCGCTCTCCTACGTCCTCCTGCGCAAGCAGCGCGAAGAGATGTCCCAGCAGATCTCCGGTCGCGTCGCGGGCGCGAAGGAGAAGCTCGCCGCGAACCGCAGCCAGGAGGACCAGGCCGACGACGCGGCGCGCGTCTAG
- a CDS encoding GNAT family N-acetyltransferase, with protein MPLTFTLDPVIDPALREGILDLWTDVSNAGGAVGFVPPVTSDDIRPTLDQQLAGVADGRCRLLVGHTGDGSVAATAFLTHNTHRLQLHWLWAYTVMVHPRHQGKGYGRALMAATEAAARSVEGIDAIRLGCRGGHGLEYFYAACGYKEVGRVPGAIRVAPGDDRDDITMLLPLH; from the coding sequence ATGCCCCTTACCTTCACCCTGGACCCGGTCATCGACCCCGCCCTGCGCGAGGGGATCCTCGACCTGTGGACCGACGTCTCCAACGCGGGCGGCGCCGTGGGCTTCGTGCCGCCGGTCACCTCCGACGACATCCGCCCCACGCTCGACCAGCAGCTCGCGGGCGTCGCCGACGGGCGCTGCCGGCTGCTCGTCGGGCACACCGGGGACGGCTCGGTCGCCGCGACCGCCTTCCTCACCCACAACACGCACCGGCTCCAGCTCCACTGGCTGTGGGCGTACACGGTGATGGTCCATCCGCGCCACCAGGGCAAGGGCTACGGGCGCGCGCTGATGGCCGCGACGGAGGCCGCGGCCCGCTCCGTCGAGGGCATCGACGCGATCCGGCTCGGCTGCCGCGGCGGCCACGGCCTGGAGTACTTCTACGCGGCCTGCGGCTACAAGGAGGTCGGCCGCGTCCCCGGCGCCATCCGGGTGGCCCCGGGCGACGACCGCGACGACATCACGATGCTGCTGCCGCTGCACTGA
- the mqnE gene encoding aminofutalosine synthase MqnE, protein MDAGLKRELEEKVRSGERLTREDGIALYESDDLAWLGGLAHEVRTRKNGDVVHFNVNRHLNMTNVCTASCAYCSFQRKPGEKDAYTMRIEEAVRLAKAMENDSLTELHIVNGLHPNLPWRYYPRSLSELKKALPNVSLKAFTATEIHHFETISGMSASDILDELIEAGLESLTGGGAEIFDWEVRQHIVDHRTHWEDWSRIHRLAHSKGLKTPSTMLYGHIEEPRHRVDHVLRLRELQDETGGFQVFIPLRYQHDFVDMQDGKVRNKLQARTTMATGAEALKTFAVSRLLFDNVPHVKVFWVMHGVQTAQLALQHGADDMDGSVVEYKITHDADNYGTPNKLGREDLLELIREAGFRPVERNTRYEIIREYPGPDASLRETPQAMRV, encoded by the coding sequence ATGGACGCTGGGCTCAAGCGTGAGCTGGAGGAGAAGGTCCGCTCCGGCGAGCGGCTGACCCGTGAGGACGGCATCGCCCTCTACGAGTCGGACGACCTGGCCTGGCTCGGTGGCCTCGCCCACGAGGTGCGCACGCGCAAGAACGGTGACGTCGTCCACTTCAACGTCAACCGTCACCTCAACATGACCAACGTGTGCACGGCCTCGTGCGCCTACTGCTCGTTCCAGCGCAAGCCGGGCGAGAAGGACGCGTACACGATGCGCATCGAGGAGGCCGTGCGCCTGGCCAAGGCCATGGAGAACGACAGCCTCACCGAGCTGCACATCGTCAACGGCCTGCACCCGAACCTGCCGTGGCGCTACTACCCGCGCTCGCTCTCGGAGCTGAAGAAGGCGCTGCCGAACGTCTCGCTGAAGGCGTTCACGGCGACCGAGATCCACCACTTCGAGACGATCTCCGGCATGTCGGCCTCCGACATCCTGGACGAGCTGATCGAGGCCGGCCTGGAGTCGCTCACCGGCGGCGGCGCGGAGATCTTCGACTGGGAGGTCCGCCAGCACATCGTCGACCACCGCACCCACTGGGAAGACTGGTCGCGCATCCACCGCCTCGCGCACTCGAAGGGCCTCAAGACCCCCTCGACGATGCTCTACGGGCACATCGAGGAGCCGCGCCACCGCGTGGACCACGTACTGCGGCTGCGCGAGCTCCAGGACGAGACCGGCGGCTTCCAGGTCTTCATCCCGCTGCGCTACCAGCACGACTTCGTGGACATGCAGGACGGCAAGGTGCGCAACAAGCTCCAGGCGCGCACGACGATGGCGACCGGCGCCGAGGCGCTGAAGACCTTCGCCGTCTCGCGACTGCTCTTCGACAACGTGCCGCACGTCAAGGTGTTCTGGGTGATGCACGGCGTGCAGACCGCCCAGCTCGCGCTGCAGCACGGTGCGGACGACATGGACGGCTCGGTCGTCGAGTACAAGATCACTCACGACGCGGACAACTACGGCACCCCGAACAAGCTGGGTCGTGAGGACCTGCTGGAGCTGATCCGGGAAGCGGGCTTCCGCCCGGTCGAGCGCAACACGCGCTACGAGATCATCCGCGAGTACCCCGGTCCGGACGCGAGCCTGCGCGAGACCCCGCAGGCGATGCGCGTCTGA
- a CDS encoding Lrp/AsnC family transcriptional regulator produces MDTVDRQLIQALRENGRASYAELGRLVGLSGPSVTDRINRLETAGVITGYRATVDSRSLGLGVTALIGLSMSDAADHEDVARRLRDLAEIEDCWFIAGDDSFMLKVRANDVDGLEKIIRRLSGTKGVSRTRTTIVLSTKWENRVGELPEEA; encoded by the coding sequence ATGGACACGGTGGACAGGCAGCTCATCCAGGCACTCCGGGAAAACGGTCGTGCCTCGTACGCGGAGCTGGGCCGTCTCGTGGGCCTCTCCGGCCCCAGCGTCACCGACCGCATCAACCGACTGGAGACGGCCGGCGTCATCACCGGCTACCGCGCGACGGTGGACTCGCGTTCGCTCGGCCTCGGCGTCACGGCCCTGATCGGACTCTCCATGTCCGACGCCGCGGACCACGAGGACGTGGCCCGGCGGCTGCGCGACCTCGCCGAGATCGAGGACTGCTGGTTCATCGCCGGCGACGACTCCTTCATGCTGAAGGTGCGCGCCAACGACGTGGACGGCCTGGAAAAGATCATCCGCAGGCTCTCCGGCACCAAGGGCGTCTCGCGCACCCGCACCACCATCGTGCTCTCCACCAAGTGGGAGAACCGGGTCGGGGAACTTCCCGAGGAAGCCTGA
- a CDS encoding UbiX family flavin prenyltransferase translates to MTERKRTPWVVGVSGASGTPYAAAVLRGLLAAGESVDLVVSRASRLTLLDETGIAFRDAHWREDLAEWLARGADGKPGTFEVPAGDADVRFWGAGDLAAGPSSGSYPVKGMLIVPASTACVAGVALGLSKDLLQRVASVTLKERRRLVVAVRETPLNGQTLKHLVALDEAGAIVLPASPAFYAGATHIQDLVDFVAGRVLDAAEVPHRLYRRWEGELGGSRSPRGASRGD, encoded by the coding sequence ATGACTGAGCGCAAGCGCACCCCGTGGGTGGTCGGGGTTTCCGGGGCGTCCGGGACGCCGTACGCGGCGGCGGTGCTCCGCGGGCTGCTGGCCGCGGGCGAGAGCGTCGACCTGGTGGTGAGCCGGGCGTCGCGCCTCACCCTGCTGGACGAGACCGGGATCGCCTTCCGCGACGCGCACTGGCGCGAGGACCTCGCGGAGTGGCTGGCCCGTGGCGCCGACGGCAAACCGGGGACCTTCGAGGTCCCCGCGGGGGACGCGGACGTCCGCTTCTGGGGTGCCGGGGACCTGGCCGCCGGTCCGAGCTCGGGTTCGTACCCGGTCAAGGGGATGCTCATCGTCCCGGCGTCCACGGCCTGCGTGGCGGGGGTGGCGCTCGGACTGTCGAAGGACCTGCTCCAGCGCGTGGCGAGCGTGACGCTCAAGGAGCGGCGCCGGCTGGTGGTCGCGGTGCGGGAGACCCCGCTGAACGGTCAGACGCTGAAGCATCTGGTGGCGCTGGACGAGGCGGGCGCGATCGTGCTGCCCGCCTCTCCGGCGTTCTACGCGGGTGCGACGCACATCCAGGATCTGGTGGACTTCGTCGCGGGGCGGGTGCTGGACGCGGCAGAGGTGCCGCACCGGCTGTACCGCCGTTGGGAGGGGGAGTTGGGAGGATCCCGTTCTCCCCGGGGGGCAAGCCGCGGTGACTAG
- a CDS encoding rhomboid family intramembrane serine protease: protein MSTTADLSWTRTGRAKAAAKLMLAWIALLWLIEAVDLATGNALDPYGITPRDPDHLIGVIAHPFLHFGFGHVAANSWPLLVFGFIAALGGIRRLLAVSALITLAVGIGGWLVAPPDTLGAGASGLVFGLFGYVVVRGFVERKPLNAVVGVVVAALWGSTIFLGVLPTDSGVGWYAHLIGLVAGVLTALYLRRPAAPQPTPTLLS from the coding sequence ATGAGCACGACGGCGGATCTGTCCTGGACCCGGACCGGGCGGGCCAAGGCGGCGGCAAAGCTGATGCTGGCCTGGATCGCCCTGCTGTGGCTGATCGAGGCGGTCGATCTGGCCACCGGCAACGCCCTCGACCCGTACGGGATCACCCCGCGCGACCCGGATCACCTGATAGGCGTGATCGCCCACCCGTTCCTGCACTTCGGCTTCGGCCACGTGGCGGCCAACAGCTGGCCACTGCTGGTCTTCGGCTTCATCGCCGCGCTCGGCGGCATCCGCCGCCTCCTCGCCGTGAGCGCCCTGATCACGCTCGCGGTCGGCATCGGGGGCTGGCTCGTCGCCCCGCCCGACACCCTGGGGGCCGGCGCCTCCGGACTGGTCTTCGGCCTCTTCGGCTACGTGGTGGTCCGCGGCTTCGTCGAACGCAAGCCGCTGAACGCGGTGGTCGGCGTGGTGGTCGCCGCCCTGTGGGGCTCCACGATCTTCCTGGGCGTCCTGCCCACCGACTCCGGCGTGGGCTGGTACGCCCACCTCATCGGACTCGTGGCGGGTGTGCTGACCGCCCTCTACCTCCGCCGCCCGGCTGCTCCGCAGCCGACCCCGACCCTGCTCAGCTGA
- a CDS encoding Uma2 family endonuclease: MDREADVTVSEIDRLHSQLSRFEDMFPGYRTEIVEGAIVMSPVKPHHNETIWEVRGLLKPQLSPEWGFISDVAVPFDEINELCPDLALIPDAERRKNLSAYSPDLIELAVEVVSPSSRHNDYEVKDRAYARRGIPHYLIFDPYKAHCMTLWNPGPDGYRGRDTIPYGGEVTVETGIGKLVIDTSGLPVDPSVDPSAVS; encoded by the coding sequence ATGGACAGGGAGGCTGACGTGACCGTTTCGGAGATCGACCGCCTGCACTCACAGCTCAGCCGGTTCGAGGACATGTTCCCCGGGTACCGGACGGAGATTGTCGAGGGCGCCATCGTGATGAGTCCGGTCAAGCCTCACCACAACGAGACGATCTGGGAGGTGCGGGGCCTGCTGAAGCCGCAACTCTCACCGGAGTGGGGCTTCATTTCCGATGTCGCCGTCCCTTTCGACGAGATCAATGAGCTCTGCCCGGATCTCGCCCTCATCCCGGATGCCGAGCGGCGCAAGAACCTCAGTGCCTACTCACCCGATCTCATCGAGCTGGCTGTCGAGGTGGTCTCCCCGAGCAGCCGCCACAACGACTACGAGGTCAAGGACCGCGCCTACGCGCGCCGCGGCATCCCGCACTACCTGATCTTCGACCCCTACAAGGCGCACTGCATGACCCTGTGGAACCCCGGACCCGACGGCTACCGGGGACGGGACACCATCCCGTACGGCGGCGAGGTCACCGTCGAGACCGGCATCGGCAAGCTCGTGATCGACACCTCGGGTCTGCCGGTGGACCCCTCTGTGGACCCCTCCGCGGTCAGCTGA
- the mqnP gene encoding menaquinone biosynthesis prenyltransferase MqnP translates to MTTAEDVRGPGPAPEASGKVKAFLRLVMIEHSVFALPFAYIAALTAMFQLDRNVHWGKLLLVTVCMVGLRTFAMAANRIIDREIDARNPRTAGRELVTGAVSVRSAWTGAGIALVVFLGSAALLNPLCLMLAPVAVIPMVVYPYGKRFTNFPHAILGLAQAMGPVGAWLAITGEWSWDAVILGLAVGVWIGGFDLIFACQDVAADRAEGVKSVPARFGVPAALWGARGAHVVTTALLAWYALATDAGVLFWAGLVLVAVAFLYEHTIVKPNDLSRLNRAFFTVNGFIGIALFVCALLDLSVRGLTL, encoded by the coding sequence ATGACCACCGCCGAAGACGTCCGCGGTCCCGGCCCCGCGCCGGAGGCGAGCGGCAAGGTCAAGGCCTTCCTGCGGCTCGTGATGATCGAGCACTCGGTCTTCGCGCTGCCCTTCGCCTACATCGCGGCGCTCACCGCCATGTTCCAGCTCGACCGGAACGTGCACTGGGGCAAGCTGCTGCTCGTCACCGTCTGCATGGTGGGGCTGCGGACCTTCGCGATGGCGGCGAACCGGATCATCGACCGCGAGATCGACGCCCGCAACCCGCGCACGGCCGGCCGTGAGCTGGTCACCGGCGCGGTGTCGGTCCGCTCGGCCTGGACCGGCGCCGGGATCGCGCTCGTCGTCTTCCTCGGCTCGGCGGCGCTGCTGAACCCGCTCTGCCTGATGCTGGCGCCCGTCGCCGTCATCCCGATGGTGGTGTACCCGTACGGCAAGCGGTTCACGAACTTCCCGCACGCCATCCTGGGCCTGGCCCAGGCGATGGGCCCGGTCGGCGCCTGGCTGGCGATCACCGGCGAGTGGTCCTGGGACGCGGTGATCCTGGGCCTCGCGGTGGGCGTGTGGATCGGCGGCTTCGACCTGATCTTCGCCTGCCAGGACGTGGCCGCCGACCGCGCGGAGGGCGTCAAGTCCGTCCCGGCCCGCTTTGGTGTCCCGGCCGCCCTCTGGGGGGCGCGCGGCGCGCACGTCGTGACCACGGCCCTGCTGGCCTGGTACGCCCTCGCCACGGACGCGGGCGTGCTGTTCTGGGCCGGCCTGGTGCTCGTGGCCGTCGCCTTCCTCTACGAGCACACCATCGTGAAGCCGAACGACCTGTCCCGCCTCAACCGCGCCTTCTTCACGGTCAACGGCTTCATCGGCATCGCCCTCTTCGTGTGCGCGCTGCTGGACCTGTCGGTCCGGGGCCTGACCCTGTAG
- a CDS encoding menaquinone biosynthesis decarboxylase — MAYDDLRSLLRALEREGDLKRIKAEVDPYLEVGEIVDRVNKAGGPALLFENVKGSAMPLAMNVFGTDRRLLKALGLKSYAEISEKIGGLLKPELPQGFIGVREAFGKLGSMVHVPPKKVKGDSAPVQEVVLTGDDVDLDQLPALFTWPKDGGDFFNLGLTHTKHPETGVRNLGLYRLQRHDKRTIGMHWQIHKDSRNHYAVAAAKGERLPVAIAFGCPPAVTYASTAPLPGDIDEYLFAGFVAGKRIEMVDCKTVPLQVPANAEVVIEGWLEPGEMLPEGPFGDHTGFYTPQEPFPALKIDCVTMRRRPLIQSIVVGRPPTEDGPLGRATERFFLPLLKIIVPDIVDYHLPESGGFHNCAIVSIDKKYPKHAQKVMHAIWGAHMMSLTKLIIVVDKDCDVHDLHEVSWRALGNTDYSRDLTVVEGPVDHLDHASYQQFWGGKAGIDATKKLPEEGYTRDGGWPDMVESDPATAALVDRRWKEYGL; from the coding sequence ATGGCTTACGACGATCTCCGCTCGCTGCTCCGGGCTCTGGAGCGGGAGGGCGACCTCAAGCGCATCAAGGCCGAAGTCGACCCGTACCTGGAGGTCGGGGAGATCGTCGACAGAGTGAACAAGGCGGGGGGCCCGGCGCTCCTCTTCGAGAACGTCAAGGGCTCGGCGATGCCGCTGGCCATGAACGTCTTCGGCACCGACCGCCGCCTTCTGAAGGCCCTCGGCCTCAAGTCGTACGCCGAGATCAGCGAGAAGATCGGCGGCCTGCTGAAGCCGGAGCTGCCGCAGGGCTTCATCGGGGTCCGCGAGGCCTTCGGCAAGCTCGGCTCGATGGTCCACGTGCCGCCGAAGAAGGTGAAGGGCGACTCCGCGCCCGTCCAGGAGGTCGTCCTCACCGGCGACGACGTCGACCTGGACCAGCTGCCGGCCCTCTTCACCTGGCCCAAGGACGGCGGCGACTTCTTCAACCTCGGCCTGACCCACACCAAGCACCCCGAGACCGGCGTGCGCAACCTCGGCCTCTACCGGCTCCAGCGCCACGACAAGCGCACCATCGGCATGCACTGGCAGATCCACAAGGACAGCCGCAACCACTACGCCGTCGCCGCGGCGAAGGGCGAGCGGCTGCCGGTCGCGATCGCCTTCGGCTGCCCGCCCGCCGTGACGTACGCCTCCACCGCGCCGCTGCCGGGTGACATCGACGAGTACCTCTTCGCCGGCTTCGTCGCGGGCAAGCGGATCGAGATGGTCGACTGCAAGACGGTCCCGCTCCAGGTCCCGGCCAACGCGGAGGTCGTGATCGAGGGCTGGCTGGAGCCCGGCGAGATGCTCCCGGAGGGTCCCTTCGGCGACCACACCGGCTTCTACACCCCGCAGGAGCCCTTCCCGGCCCTGAAGATCGACTGCGTGACGATGCGCAGGCGTCCGCTGATCCAGTCGATCGTGGTCGGCCGGCCGCCGACGGAGGACGGCCCGCTGGGCCGCGCGACGGAGCGGTTCTTCCTGCCCCTGCTGAAGATCATCGTCCCGGACATCGTGGACTACCACCTGCCCGAGTCGGGCGGCTTCCACAACTGCGCGATCGTCTCGATCGACAAGAAGTACCCGAAGCACGCACAGAAGGTCATGCACGCCATCTGGGGCGCGCACATGATGTCGCTGACCAAGCTGATCATCGTGGTGGACAAGGACTGCGACGTCCACGACCTGCACGAGGTGTCCTGGCGGGCGCTCGGCAACACGGACTACTCCCGCGACCTGACGGTCGTCGAGGGCCCGGTGGACCACCTCGACCACGCCTCGTACCAGCAGTTCTGGGGTGGCAAGGCGGGCATCGACGCCACGAAGAAGCTCCCCGAGGAGGGCTACACCCGCGACGGCGGCTGGCCCGACATGGTCGAGTCCGACCCGGCCACCGCCGCCCTGGTGGACCGACGCTGGAAGGAGTACGGCCTGTGA
- a CDS encoding PLD nuclease N-terminal domain-containing protein, which translates to MLRYLPFLLILALTIYAFIDCLNTPEEEVKHLPKTVWVLIILLFSIVGPVVWLFAGKKRSAVGGGGRRPRGRAQWVAPDDNPEFLKSLRDEQEKQDKKDEDKD; encoded by the coding sequence GTGCTGCGCTATCTGCCGTTCCTCCTGATCCTCGCGCTGACCATCTACGCCTTCATCGACTGCCTGAACACGCCGGAGGAAGAGGTCAAGCACCTGCCCAAGACGGTCTGGGTGCTGATCATCCTGCTCTTCTCCATCGTGGGGCCGGTGGTGTGGCTGTTCGCGGGCAAGAAGCGGTCGGCCGTCGGCGGCGGCGGGCGCCGCCCGCGGGGCCGGGCCCAGTGGGTCGCGCCCGACGACAACCCGGAGTTCCTGAAGTCCCTGCGCGACGAGCAGGAGAAGCAGGACAAGAAGGACGAGGACAAGGACTAG
- a CDS encoding LysR family transcriptional regulator: MLTDRDELDCFLILAGELHFGRTAERMLLSRARVSQLVQRLERRVGAPLFLRTSRSVALTALGRQLRDDLEPHHRAIEAALDRAAATARAADGVLHVGFTTPPAGELVLKAAESLRATHPGLAVEVCEVPLSDPYGQLRRGEFDVQFAEFPVREADLGEGPALLTEARVLAVAAGHPLAGRDSVSLEELAGVPLLTVAGDLPPYRREAQSPARTPAGRPIRRGPEVTNMQEALMMVAAGQGALLTSAHTSTYYARPGVAYVPFADAEPVGYGLVWRAADNSGAVRAFARAASQVAGRNVSA, from the coding sequence ATGCTTACCGATCGCGACGAGCTGGACTGCTTCCTGATCCTCGCCGGGGAACTGCACTTCGGCCGGACCGCCGAGCGCATGCTGCTCTCCCGGGCCCGCGTCAGCCAGCTCGTCCAGCGCCTGGAGCGCCGGGTCGGCGCGCCGCTGTTCCTGCGCACCAGCCGCAGCGTCGCCCTCACCGCGCTGGGCCGGCAGCTGCGCGACGACCTCGAACCCCACCACCGCGCCATCGAGGCCGCCCTCGACCGGGCCGCCGCCACCGCCCGCGCCGCGGACGGCGTCCTGCACGTCGGCTTCACCACCCCGCCCGCCGGGGAGCTTGTCCTGAAGGCCGCCGAGTCCCTGCGCGCCACCCACCCGGGGCTCGCGGTCGAGGTGTGCGAGGTGCCGCTCTCCGATCCGTACGGGCAGTTGCGCAGGGGCGAGTTCGACGTGCAGTTCGCCGAGTTTCCGGTCCGGGAGGCCGACCTGGGGGAGGGGCCCGCGCTGCTCACCGAGGCCCGGGTGCTGGCCGTGGCCGCCGGGCACCCGCTGGCCGGGCGGGACTCCGTGTCCCTGGAGGAGCTGGCCGGGGTGCCGCTGCTGACCGTCGCCGGGGACCTGCCCCCGTACCGCCGTGAGGCCCAGAGCCCGGCGCGCACGCCGGCCGGGCGGCCCATCCGGCGCGGGCCGGAGGTGACGAACATGCAGGAGGCGCTGATGATGGTCGCCGCCGGCCAGGGCGCGCTGCTGACGTCGGCCCACACCTCGACGTACTACGCCCGCCCCGGCGTCGCCTACGTCCCCTTCGCGGACGCGGAGCCGGTCGGCTACGGCCTGGTGTGGCGCGCCGCCGACAACTCGGGCGCGGTGCGGGCCTTCGCGCGGGCGGCGTCCCAAGTCGCTGGCCGAAACGTTTCCGCCTGA
- a CDS encoding MFS transporter translates to MTEARIRGRRLGVLLVLCGAIFLEGIDVAMLNVALPSIRADLGLETGALQWVMSAYVLGYGGFMLLGGRAADLFGRRQMFIGWLTVFLLFSGLGGLATEGWQLIAARFVTGVAAAFMTPAGLSIITTGFDEGPQRDKALLVYSGTAAGGFSIGLVAGGLLTSIGWRWVFFAPVALAALILLGALALVPKSPRPRRASGQRLDLAGGLLVTAAVVLLVLGVERAAHAGAGWTAATVGAGLVLLGVFAAVERRAAEPLVRLGILRSGPLRRANAAGLLFAGAFFGFQFLVVLYLQELRGWSTLQTSFAMIVIGIDAVLSPTVVPKLVARFGNGRLIFGGLLLAALAYGLFLPLGADWTYLAMLPGLVLLGLAFALVYGPLTIVATEGVAEAEQGLAGGLLYTAFQFGAALGLSAVTAVTTSFAVPLDGYRAALLIPFAAALVAAAVSLPGLRRTGAGRVVSGAGAESASASASGSPAPASAPAPAAPTRG, encoded by the coding sequence ATGACCGAAGCAAGAATCCGCGGGCGCCGCCTGGGCGTGCTGCTCGTGCTGTGCGGCGCGATCTTCCTGGAAGGCATCGACGTCGCGATGCTGAACGTCGCCCTGCCCTCCATACGCGCCGATCTCGGGCTCGAAACCGGCGCACTCCAGTGGGTGATGAGTGCCTACGTCCTCGGCTACGGCGGCTTCATGCTGCTGGGCGGCCGCGCCGCCGACCTGTTCGGGCGCCGGCAGATGTTCATCGGCTGGCTCACCGTCTTCCTCCTCTTCTCCGGCCTCGGCGGACTCGCCACCGAGGGGTGGCAGCTGATCGCCGCCCGGTTCGTCACCGGGGTCGCGGCGGCCTTCATGACCCCGGCCGGCCTGTCGATCATCACCACCGGCTTCGACGAGGGCCCGCAGCGGGACAAGGCGCTGCTCGTCTACTCGGGCACCGCGGCCGGCGGGTTCTCCATCGGCCTGGTCGCCGGCGGGCTGCTGACCTCGATCGGCTGGCGCTGGGTGTTCTTCGCCCCGGTCGCCTTGGCCGCGCTGATCCTGCTGGGTGCGCTGGCCCTCGTACCGAAGTCGCCGCGGCCCCGGCGGGCGTCCGGGCAGCGGCTGGACCTGGCCGGCGGGCTGCTGGTCACCGCGGCCGTGGTGCTGCTGGTGCTGGGCGTCGAGCGGGCCGCGCACGCCGGGGCCGGGTGGACGGCTGCCACGGTGGGGGCGGGGCTGGTGCTGCTGGGGGTGTTCGCCGCGGTCGAGCGGCGGGCGGCCGAGCCGCTGGTCCGTCTCGGGATCCTGCGCTCGGGGCCGCTGCGGCGGGCCAACGCCGCAGGGCTGCTGTTCGCGGGCGCCTTCTTCGGCTTCCAGTTCCTGGTGGTGCTCTACCTCCAGGAACTGCGGGGCTGGTCGACGCTCCAGACGAGCTTCGCGATGATCGTGATCGGGATCGACGCGGTGCTCTCGCCGACGGTGGTGCCGAAGCTGGTCGCCCGGTTCGGCAACGGCCGGCTGATCTTCGGCGGGCTGCTGCTGGCGGCGCTGGCGTACGGGCTCTTCCTGCCGCTGGGCGCCGACTGGACGTACCTGGCGATGCTGCCGGGCCTGGTCCTGCTGGGGCTCGCCTTCGCGCTGGTCTACGGGCCGCTGACCATCGTGGCCACCGAGGGCGTGGCGGAGGCGGAGCAGGGGCTCGCGGGCGGGCTGCTCTACACGGCCTTCCAGTTCGGGGCGGCGCTCGGCCTGTCGGCGGTGACGGCGGTGACGACGTCCTTCGCGGTCCCGCTGGACGGGTACCGGGCCGCGCTGCTGATCCCCTTCGCGGCGGCGCTGGTGGCGGCGGCCGTCAGCCTGCCGGGGCTCCGGCGGACGGGCGCGGGCCGGGTGGTGTCCGGGGCGGGCGCCGAGTCCGCTTCCGCTTCCGCTTCCGGCTCCCCGGCCCCGGCCTCTGCCCCGGCTCCCGCCGCGCCTACGCGCGGGTGA
- a CDS encoding SRPBCC domain-containing protein, with protein sequence MSLVSHATSERRGEDQWLLRFELHLPCAYADLWPALTTQDGLRGWLAAADVLERRLGGAVTLRWLNTGTVATGRVTAWDVERVAEYTVSEHGRIRFHLEAVGTDSTVIRFVNERGGPEQVRLDCLAGWHEHFELLESAMAGRPADWSAWTDTRWARLREAYASFTRA encoded by the coding sequence ATGTCCCTCGTGAGCCATGCCACCAGCGAGCGCCGCGGCGAGGACCAGTGGCTGCTGCGCTTCGAGCTCCACCTGCCCTGCGCCTACGCGGACCTCTGGCCCGCCCTGACCACGCAGGACGGGCTGCGCGGCTGGCTGGCCGCGGCGGACGTCCTGGAGCGCAGGCTCGGCGGGGCGGTCACCCTGCGCTGGCTGAACACCGGCACCGTGGCGACCGGGCGGGTCACCGCCTGGGACGTGGAGCGGGTCGCGGAGTACACGGTCAGCGAGCACGGGCGGATCCGCTTCCACCTGGAGGCGGTCGGGACCGACTCGACGGTGATCCGGTTCGTCAACGAGCGCGGCGGGCCGGAGCAGGTCCGCCTCGACTGCCTGGCCGGCTGGCACGAGCACTTCGAACTGCTGGAATCCGCGATGGCCGGGCGGCCGGCGGACTGGTCCGCCTGGACGGACACCCGCTGGGCCCGGCTGCGCGAGGCCTACGCGTCCTTCACCCGCGCGTAG